The sequence AATGGCCTCTTTGGATATAATAGCAAATAGAACTTAATAGTTCAGAGTGGCCAAAATTGGCAAATACCCCTTTCATATAAACTTTCCAGCATTTTGTctcctttcccaaactaattagggaaatgcccctgttttgaaacacgattttctaaaaattgagttccaaatgtaaaactcaatttttggaacttaaagaatttttttttttttgaaactcaagttccatttaaattttttcaaggaacacaagttccatgaacttgagtacttcacatggaactcgagttccataatttttttttatttttatttttcggttcgctataactcgattgtccaaaaatcgagttttaaattgaaactcaatttttagaaaattgagtttcaaaacaagggcatttccctaattagtttggaaaatggggcaaaatgctggaAAGCTTATgtgaaaggggcatttgccaATTTTCTCCAGTTCAAAGTAATTAACTATACAAAATGTTTTGTAGCATAATTTTGTCAAATACCACACTTTCTTAGCAATcgaatgtatatatattatgattgaATTGTCAACCTTAAGAATATGTTCTGGATTCTCTGAAAGAAGTGGATATAaatcttttgatatttttggtTGCTCCTATCTTAATGAAGAAGTTATTAAATGTGTTCATTGATTGGTTAGATTGGAGATGTTAATTTGACAAGGAGGAAATTTTTGAACCGTGTGAACTTTATACTGTTGCAAACAGGAAAAATCTTAggatttttgcttttgttttatttattttatggttgaaaattttaaataatttttttttttttttttttgagatagttacTATATACTATTAACCCCGTAACTTGAACCTTCTCCTACCTCCTAAACCCCCAAGTATTTTGTGTATAAGAAGGTGttaattaagttacaagactcttagcAAATCTTAAATACTTAAATCTTGCTACACTCAAAGAACGACATTAATTTATTGAAGTTCTATTTTGCTAATCACAATGTAATATTCATGTTATTACTGTTGTTGTCACACAGAGAATGACATTTATTTTGCTTCGTTGTTATTACTGTTGAGCATATTTTTGATGAAGTGTCtcatttgtgaaattttgatTGCAATTAGTTTACCATTTTTGTTGAATAGAATGACATGACTATTTCTTTTTGATATTGTTTTAATGCAAGAGAGTTCCACTGACCCAACCAATAACATAATGaaaacttcaaaagaaaaataaaaattacaaataaaaattgttaaaatctATTATATGGGTTGGAATTTACTTGCGCATCGCGCCCTCACGCTAGTAttatataaaatgataattatgaaatatatttacaaatacATTTAGCTCTAGTCGAGCCTTACATCCCACATGCTACTTACCATGAATAATGATTATACTGCAACAATATGAGAGTACACTACACTCTTATGTATTAGCCCTCCCTTAATAGCTTACTATggatctgtttggatagaacttattttgctgaaactgaaaactgaaaactgaaaacactgtagcaaaataatttttaaatgtgtaaatagtgctgtgggacccatatttaatgaaaaaattgataaaaaatgaaatttgtggatccgtaaacagtgcacggatgcactgttcacgccaaactggtcaaaagttgcggctactgttcatgtaccgtacatgaacagtaaccgcattGGGGTAAAACGCgtgctcccaaaaaaaaaaaaaaaaaaaaaaaaaaaggcaaaacgcAGCAACTAAAACGCAGCAATCAAAACGCGTATCCAAACTAACActatatattacaaattgaagtaaACGTGGGATGACCGTACCTATGTTGTACTTTTCCTATTATAAATATAAGATTTTGCAAAATATACATATGCAGCCAATGCTATTGCACTGAGTCCTGCAAGTACCCAATAGAAGTAATCAAGATGTGCCCGATTAAGATTATCAGCAAACCAACTATTTTTGCCATCCCTGCCGGTCACTTCTTCAATGACAGAGACGAGAAAGCTACTCAAAAAATTCCCGAACCCAAAAATACTGAGATAGAGGGCGAGGCCCACACTTCTTAATTCAATTGGGACCTGATCATAGAAGAATTCTTGTAGGCCAACCACAGTGAAAACATCAGCAATTCCTGACAGAACATATTGAGGAAGAAGCCACCATGCACTCATTGGAATAGTCACATTTGGCATATCAACTAGCTCATATTCTTTAGCAATTTTGAGCCTTTTCATTTCAACTAGAGCTGCAACTACAATGCAAATGGCAGAGAAAAGCATCCCAATTCCAATTCTCTGTAACATCGTGATACCAGAGGGATTTCTAGTAAAAGCTCTTGCTATAGGAACAAAGATGCGATCATATATAGGAATGACGAGAATAATGGACAGGTTGACAAAGAACTGCAGTGAAGCAGCTGGTATCTCAAAACCAGGAAAAATTGTTCTGTCCATAGTAGCACCTTGCTTGGTAAAGAAAGTTGAGATCTGAGCATACACAACAGCATATCCCAAGCTCGTAACCCATATTGGAACAAGCCTAAGAACAGTCTTTGCTTCTTCAATGTTACTGAAAGAACAAacctttccttcttcttttgaaCCATCTGGGGATAACAAGGCTTTGTTAAGAAACCTGCAACATCAGAGGATTCAGATGGCCCTATAAGAGGACTTGTTatctaatttaaatatttaattaactGATTCAAAGTAGTTTTAGTGAGTCAACTTCTATTGCAAGTGGAAGACTTGTCGAGTACCTACGAATCACATTATGGCATTCTTAATATAAGAGAAGTTCCTTGTactattttcaaatttgtttccCTTTCTTTGGAAAAGCAGAAGTCCCTTTGTGTCATGCTAAAAAGTTGCATCCTAAAAAGATGTAAGAGCCCTCTAATTTGGGACCAAGTCAGGTGGTAATTGGTATGTGTAGCTTTAGGTAAGCAAATAACCACATAACATGGATACTGAGCCCGCAACTTATTGTTTTTGGTGGAAGACACTTGCCATTACATGAAAACCTGATCTCAATCTTTAAAAGCTTGCACTTAATGCACCGAGATcccatttttataatatttgggAGATGTGATTAATAAGCAGCCTTACTgccccttccttttttttttttttttttgggcaggGTCTTATTCTTAAGGAGTGTCAAGGTCAATGGCTGTTTATAAAATCCTATAAAAGCACAAAAGAGAGTCCGTCTGGGagtaattattaggtactcccggagcATGAAAAATGATGTTCCTTCTTCTAACATTCATGGTAGGGTCCattcattaaatttatggtgagaTCCACTATGAATTTGAGAAGAGAGAGTGTCATTTCTCTGTACTCtgagagtacctaagaattttccttcGTTTGGAAGCCtcttgataaattaattttactatttcCAAGTTCTTTTGAAATTGTCAAAGACATTGCGAGTATACTGAAATAAAAGCTTATCTAAGACTTCAAATGTACCATAATTAGTTACTGGACCTATATTGCTacttttctatttccttttccTCTTAATTTATCAGCATATGATGAAATGCACTTATCTTACTTGAATTGTTCAGAGCTATGGTGTGGCAGGGTTGCATGAGCTTCCTCTTCAATAATTATTGGCAAAGGGGTAGTCCGCCAATTTTTAACAGCAGCAACAAAGACTAGACCAATCCTGAGAAATGGGCTTTTCTCATCCCCTTTAACACTATATCGATAAGTCTTGGTACCGAGCAAGAAAACGCCCAATGCAGCAACCATTAGAATACAAGGAATTCCAAATCCCAGACCCCAACTAAGGTTTTCTTGTATATAGCACGTGACCAAATTTGTAATAGCAGCACCCCCACATATACCAAAATACCACCAGTTGAAGAATGAGCTTTTGGCTTTGCACTCCTCAGGATCTAGTCCATCAAACTGATCAGCTCCAAAAGCCTGAACACAAGGCTTGTGTCCACCTTGCCCAACTGCAACTAGATATAGAGATAAGAAGAATAAGATTACTTGGAGCTGACAAGTAGAACGTAACATAATTTTGTTGGCGTCTATGTAATCAGAAGTGCTTAGAAAAGGAAGCATAGCCGACACAGTCAACAAGCCTAGTCCCTGTGATTCATCCCAATCCAAGTCAAAGATTATTTAACAGAAAAATATGACAGAAGCTTCTAACACAATGCTAAATAAGGCATTTCTCTCAAAGTCAAGATTACGTATAAATTAAGGTTCAACATGTTGGGGTTTATGccataaaatccaatttattgatatgtcataaataattaaattgtttaattatatgagactatttataaatgaactaatgagacattatcatagtccttgagatgTATTGTATGTGAtgtagtcacagaagatataaatcacaagttccttgtaaactcaaaatatagtttgtagtcggtgatgaaatcaGGTGTTTCATCTGCGATGACTATAACAcatcaactaagatggtttgtcttgatcatggaagtggagacttctagttaatgtgttgatgtgtcttaagtGTTAAGATATAatgaactggaccgctgtgaaattaattattcaacCAACAACTGTCacctgaataattaatctcacgacttataatttcatagactctcaatcctgagagaataatgaacccGATTATGAAATGTaagttactttgatatatctgAAGTCAAATCTAATATTTACAGTCAAAATCTCAGTATATTGGGTAACCACACGTAATGTTAagggaacatatattctcaagatagaATCCATAATCTCTTATATAGAGACACGAAATATCCTTTTGATataagtttaatgggaactGGTTATTCAGGGcgcccactttagtaaggagttactaaagcttatatttattgaaattggatttcaataaaCTGGGTACTCGAggataaaataattgtttacaaagtgacaattccttatgactttgttcactatggatatttcatggaggggtcaaatgatatcattagagtcttgagatataatttattaataaggtctagaatgcaattatatttatatagtgctattaaatataattaatggtaactttatacttgttaagagttgacagaaaagctcAAAGCCCATTAGAGCTAAAGTCTTATTTGTTCTCTTTGGTCCCATCTCAAGCCACAAACTAAAATCCAATTGGGTAAGCCCAAAaagctaacccaattagataatcagtttttatttaataagagttattaaataaagtaactactAAGGTAGTTAGTATGTAcgtatgataaaaaaataaaaaataaaaataaaacagtttttctctacaaggaggagaagaagaactTAGTTTGAAAATCAACGTACAAAAGGACTGATTGaaagaccacacttcttgggcatcaTGTGGAATTGAGATGTTGATTAgaggtattctcaagtcttgttttgaatttcactgcatcaaggtacactttctattctttgttctagaattcagggttacatgttatctttcatgaatgaagtagatccgtgtTTGTTGCTTCTGttatgtgttttgtatgagatgcaaaaccagattttccaacaCAACATGTGTCTTTTATTTAGTGGGCTAGCacagtaaataaataaataaatatatatatatatatatatatatatatatattatatacggGTTAATAATTATGTACAATGTTGACTGTCTCAAGAGCATTCATACCTAAGAGCATTCATACCTTGTATGAATGCTCATTAGACCATCAACATTGTATATAAGATGCCATATATGGGAACTTGTGCCTAGGAAAGATAttagaaaaatgttaagtaTTGGACGAGGTTCAATTTGGACTCTCAACCATTAATTTCAAAACCAATATGATGTCATCCTTGAGTCTCCCTCGCACTAaccatcaaaaataaaaaagtctaaTAGTTGAAATTGacttgatttttgaattttttttttacatgttttataATAACTGTTTCATGTGTGCCCAATTTGCCATATTAGCTAGTTTTGTATAAACTTAAAAGGGAGGGAAAAACTAAGGACCTAATCGATAGTGAAAGTTGAAGGACCAAATTAAACAactaaaaactttaaatttgaCATGTTTTATCAACTTCTACAAATTTCTCTTTCAAGGTAAATAGGCTatagatgagaaaaaaaatatcaatcaacCAGCAAATTGGAGAAGCATTTAAGTTCAAAATAGCTTTAGTCTATTTGAAGCCCATTACAAATGTATCCTTACAAAGTTAGACCCTAGATTTATTCAACTTTAATTCATGGCCATCAAATGGAAAGGATCCAAATCCATAATGAAGatgttaatatatttaaatgtaTTTAGGCTTTGTATTAGGGGGTGAGGGGGAGTTTAACTTGATCTTTCAAGAGGGGCAAGTTTCACAAAATAAAGCACAGTCTAAAAaagcaataataattataaacaaaaaccaaaaacgtcaaaatttaaaaaacaatcatatatTAATATTCACGTTGGGGAGGAGCAATGAGTCAGAAACTTTCATCATGTCACACGTGCTAGGCTCACACGGCAATGAGCCAGaaactttcaaaaacaatcatatattaatattaaattaggCTCACTCACTTCTCCATCATATTACGTTGGGAGGGGCAATGAGTCAGAATGAGATGGAAATTTTCCAAGGCTTTGTCATGTCACACGTGCTAGGCTCACCaaactaaaaagcaaaaataaagttgaaagaAGTCATCTGTATATTAAACTGAAGgcagaagaacatgaagaacgaAAGAAGAACTGAAGAAGCAGTGAAGAAACAAAGAGGAAGAAGGAGCTGCATCGTTTGCGAACAAGATCCGAGCAAAATCTCCTCCAAAACATCAATTTAGCGAACAAGATCTGCTACTTTCAGCTTCTAGCGAACAAGATAACCCTCTCGACGATGAAAGATTCAAAACTTTCGGCAAGTTTTCAGtgaatattttcaaacaaaaagcCTAGGTCTGACCGGAAAACCCGTGCATGGTCTAAAATGTCCATTTCGTTGTCTTTTTAAGGTTCAGATACAAAGGAAAGTAGGAAACCGTGAGAAGCGGTCTGGTCACGGTTCTCAGAACTGTGAGGTCTGACCGAGGTTCACACGGGTCCCtgtttttttctcataaaacggTTCTTGAGACTAAAAGAATCGTAAAAATAACGGTTCGAGGTTTTTCCGGTCGAACCATACGGTCCGAtccgggtttcaaaaccttgcCGTCTATAGCTATAGGGTTGGGCTGCATGTCATTCTTATCCCACATGTGTGGTTCTTACATACACGGTTTTACAAGTGTGGATTTTACATAAGAGTTGTTTCAGGAAGTGACCACGCAAATGAACCCAATACTATTACttctttcttattaaaaaaaaaaacttaattgaataaataaagTCCTGGGCACAAAAGAATAAATTGGCGATGTACAAGACATTTAGCACAAGCAGCTATTTAATTCCATGGTCCCAAAGTTCAAAGCAAAGAACAAGAAGCTATTTTTAGAGCTCGAAATTATTATACATTTGTTATTAGTAagtgaaaataataaagttagTGGGACCCAATCGAGAAAATGTtagtgtataaaaaaaatatgtgattAGGAGAGAGACACAGACGTACCAAGATGTAGATAAGAGAAGCAACGACAATGGTGCGGTAGCGACCCAGAAATGAATCGGCCAGGAATGCTCCCAAAAGAGGAAGCAACGACGCTGTTCCGGACCATACGTTAACGTTCTCCGCCGCAGTGGCTGTGGACTGACCCAGCGGTCCCGTCAAGTACGTTATCAAGTTCGCGCTTATCCCATAGTATGCAAACCTCTCCGCCACTTCCACACCTATATATAACAAATCTATCACAAAACGCGCACAcaaaatatatgaaataattAGTGGGTACTGTACTGTACTCATGTATGTAGTGTTAAAGTGTTACCTATGATGAAATATGCTGACCTCCAGCCACCAGTGTTCGATCGGAGGACTGGGCGGCCTTTGTGGTCTACGGCACCATCCACGGTGTCTGACAGTGACACAAGTGGGATGTCCATGTTATGGCCGCCTATCTTCTTTGCTTTCCTACTACTTTGGACTTTCCCAACACTTTGAACcgtaaaaaaatgtttttcctaAAAGCAAGCAGGCAACAACCACGAAACCAAGGTAAACATATTTCGTTTTCGTACATCATCAACATGttccttccttccttccttccttctTCCACctgtttcttctctttttccttttttttgtctttttctttttggtgccgtttggattcagcgttttccGCTGTATCCAAAGATGcgtttttcctcttttttttttttttttttttttttcctcacttcacGCTTTCCAGGACATAAagtactgtagcagtattgtaaCAGTACTGTTTATCACtgttcacatattaaaaaatattaaaaatgggttccatagtattatttacatatttaaaaattattttgttacagtgttttcagttttcagttttcagtttcagcaacaataagctcaatccaacgACCTCTTTATCATGtgttttgatattaaaaaaaaaaaaaaaaaaattgaaggaatatGCAATCAAACGAGGGAATATATTATTAGGTTTTTTCTTCCTTTACAATTTAATTTAACATAGACCATTCATATTAGCTTTACAATTTTAGTTGTAcgattttaattttctttttcacgcttttcttcttcttttttggcaaattagtattattattattgtgatgTATGAAAACTTACAAGTATTGTATTGAGTAGAACTGTAGAAGTaacaatttaactaaaaatataatcataatcataataTAATCATAATCATAGGGGGTGTTTGAAATAGTGATATGATAACATTGATGAGGCAAGTGACATGCATGCATGGGTTTGAAATAGTGATATGATAAcaatataaaatctaaatttggaTATAGCAAGGAATTTATTTCATTGACTACTAATTTCTTCCAAAACATTCTGGCAGCTCAAGGATCATGCAAAATCAAATGTTAAATTTAGTTGTTTGAGGCCATACAACCGTTATACTTAAAAGAAACCTAAATTATCACCTAATCAGGGAATTTTTAGATAATCCTAACAAACTATATTATAACTccattaatataaatctatcccaAAAACGGAATATATCTCCATTAAGTCGATAATTTCTACATTGatgacattttaaaaaaaaaaaaaatctatcataTTTTCTTATATCTATCAAtcatgttttctttctcttcttttttttttttttcattttttttttatattaacgTGGATtcgaaattataatttcattaggatttaaactctataattatatcaaatgagactcaacatatatatatatatatatatatatatcatttttaatttcaataggattaaattttatatcaaatggaCTCTACCAACATAttcatccttaaaaaaataaaaataaaaaaataaaaaaaaaattatataaccaaatttgattaggaatccatatccctatattatattataaatagtttttttttttttttagggattattTGTTACAATTTCAACTCAGCTTTTCATTCCTATATCATTCTGCACTTTCAACATCACTCTACTATACAATCTCTTGCATTGATTTTGGTTCTTGGAGCGccttcaaaacaaaaggaatgTAAAGTTTTTTTATCGGGTTTAATGTTAACATATACGAGAGATATTTTGGTAAATTAGAAAAAGTTTGAtgaaacataaaaggaaaaagaataaagaatgcacaatctaaaaaataaaaataaaaataaatagtgacTGTATTAGTCAGTGGCTTTTGGAGattgttgttttcatttttggaattctttacattcatgtgtatgtatgtattgggtttaattgaattggaattatctttgaaattttggttttgattgaataatgaaaatgaCATAAGAAGTATGTTCCAATATTTGGAGAGTACTGTATATGTGTTGTTGTAGTTTAAACTTAgtatttgaattgttaaattgttaattcaCAGTTTTATTATTCATCTATTAatcatgaataataatattgcTACTTGCAACCATCATGATCATATGGTATCAATGATGTGATCATTCTGAATGCTTTCTTTTAGAGTTTAGATAGAAtctattttatgattaaaaaaatttacaattaaaagacttttgaaattacatttaaaaaaaaattattggatacGTTGGATCTTAAATGACTTCTATTAAATTCCATCATTTACAGcatctttaaaaaagaaaactcatataGATAGGTATTATGATATTATTTGGAATTATCATAATAGACTAACATATTACACATACTACGGATCTAACTATAACATCctatactataaaataaaaattggactTATGGTTATCTTCTCTTTgcaaaaaatggttaaattctCATTAATTGTGATAATTCACTTTTAGATAAAATAGAAACTCTATTAactaagttttaagaaatttgaaattctatttcaaaaaatttctagaagattagattttattttaataattttatattataaaagaataaaatttatatattacataTAATTATTACTTCAGTTACCTTCTAAATGATGGAGgatatgagaatgcaatttGTAAATCTATTATCAAGATAACATAGATTAGATTCGTGATGGATAATAGATTTAATTGCAGTTGGGTATTGTGTGAAGTCATCA is a genomic window of Quercus lobata isolate SW786 chromosome 2, ValleyOak3.0 Primary Assembly, whole genome shotgun sequence containing:
- the LOC115975438 gene encoding protein NRT1/ PTR FAMILY 5.10-like codes for the protein MDIPLVSLSDTVDGAVDHKGRPVLRSNTGGWRSAYFIIGVEVAERFAYYGISANLITYLTGPLGQSTATAAENVNVWSGTASLLPLLGAFLADSFLGRYRTIVVASLIYILGLGLLTVSAMLPFLSTSDYIDANKIMLRSTCQLQVILFFLSLYLVAVGQGGHKPCVQAFGADQFDGLDPEECKAKSSFFNWWYFGICGGAAITNLVTCYIQENLSWGLGFGIPCILMVAALGVFLLGTKTYRYSVKGDEKSPFLRIGLVFVAAVKNWRTTPLPIIIEEEAHATLPHHSSEQFKFLNKALLSPDGSKEEGKVCSFSNIEEAKTVLRLVPIWVTSLGYAVVYAQISTFFTKQGATMDRTIFPGFEIPAASLQFFVNLSIILVIPIYDRIFVPIARAFTRNPSGITMLQRIGIGMLFSAICIVVAALVEMKRLKIAKEYELVDMPNVTIPMSAWWLLPQYVLSGIADVFTVVGLQEFFYDQVPIELRSVGLALYLSIFGFGNFLSSFLVSVIEEVTGRDGKNSWFADNLNRAHLDYFYWVLAGLSAIALAAYVYFAKSYIYNRKSTT